Proteins found in one Halobaculum sp. MBLA0147 genomic segment:
- the ndk gene encoding nucleoside-diphosphate kinase has protein sequence MSDTQQTFVMVKPDGVQRGLIGEIIGRLEERGLKLVAAKFTQLDRELAEDHYGEHADKPFFEDLVDFITSGPVMAMVWEGQDAVRQVRKMMGETDPAESAPGTIRGDYGLDLGRNVIHGSDHEDEGSWEREIDLFFDDEELVDYERIDEAWLYE, from the coding sequence GTGAGTGACACACAGCAGACGTTCGTGATGGTCAAGCCCGACGGCGTCCAGCGCGGGCTGATCGGCGAGATTATCGGCCGTCTCGAGGAGCGCGGGCTGAAGCTCGTCGCCGCGAAGTTCACCCAGCTCGACCGCGAGTTGGCCGAGGACCACTACGGCGAACACGCGGACAAGCCCTTCTTCGAGGACCTCGTCGACTTCATCACCAGCGGTCCGGTGATGGCGATGGTCTGGGAGGGTCAGGACGCTGTCCGGCAGGTGCGCAAGATGATGGGCGAGACGGACCCGGCAGAGTCCGCGCCCGGCACGATCCGTGGCGACTACGGGCTCGACCTGGGTCGCAACGTGATCCACGGCTCCGACCACGAGGACGAGGGCTCGTGGGAACGGGAGATCGACCTGTTCTTCGACGACGAGGAACTGGTCGACTACGAGCGGATCGACGAAGCCTGGCTCTACGAGTAG
- a CDS encoding 50S ribosomal protein L24e, with amino-acid sequence MPQERHCDYCGDDIEPGTGTMFVATDGGITHYCSAKCEKNADLGRESRDLEWTDEE; translated from the coding sequence ATGCCACAGGAACGACACTGTGACTACTGCGGTGACGACATCGAGCCCGGCACCGGGACGATGTTCGTCGCCACCGACGGAGGGATCACGCACTACTGTTCCGCCAAGTGCGAGAAGAACGCCGACCTGGGTCGCGAGTCCCGCGACCTGGAGTGGACGGACGAGGAGTGA
- a CDS encoding 30S ribosomal protein S28e, producing MSAEDGGDDGSQSAEVIEIVGKTGMHGEAMQVKCRIQEGGNQGRIITRNVLGPVKQGDVLQLRETQRDADSIGGQ from the coding sequence ATGTCCGCCGAAGACGGAGGAGACGACGGCTCGCAGTCCGCCGAAGTGATCGAGATCGTCGGCAAGACCGGCATGCACGGTGAGGCCATGCAGGTCAAGTGTCGGATCCAGGAGGGCGGCAACCAGGGTCGCATCATCACCCGCAACGTCTTGGGTCCGGTCAAGCAGGGCGACGTGCTCCAGCTGCGCGAGACCCAACGCGACGCGGACTCCATCGGAGGTCAGTGA